The following proteins come from a genomic window of Patescibacteria group bacterium:
- a CDS encoding superoxide dismutase: MNPKEYDFSKVTGISQKTLDIHYNKLYKGYVNKANEIHDKLHVYGTGGGDIETVNPTFHDLRSLRDAETFAVNAVYLHEHYFDALGGDGVPGGELKKAIEEKWESYENFERYFKASCLAARGWLILSYDCQAEKIKIYMADVHNQGAVWGAEPILVCDCYEHAYFIDYGSDRKAYINDFFKNLNWDVLNKKYKEAMGE, translated from the coding sequence ATGAATCCTAAAGAATATGATTTTTCCAAGGTGACGGGGATTTCCCAAAAAACTTTGGATATTCATTACAACAAACTTTACAAGGGTTATGTAAATAAGGCTAATGAGATTCACGATAAGCTGCATGTTTACGGCACGGGCGGCGGGGACATTGAAACGGTCAACCCGACTTTCCACGATCTGCGCTCGCTGCGCGATGCCGAGACTTTCGCGGTCAACGCGGTTTATTTGCATGAACATTATTTTGACGCTTTGGGCGGCGATGGCGTACCGGGCGGAGAATTAAAGAAAGCGATCGAAGAAAAATGGGAGTCGTATGAAAATTTTGAGCGCTATTTCAAAGCATCTTGTTTGGCCGCGCGCGGTTGGCTCATTCTCTCTTATGATTGCCAAGCGGAGAAGATAAAAATTTATATGGCTGATGTCCACAATCAGGGCGCGGTCTGGGGAGCCGAACCGATTTTAGTCTGCGATTGCTACGAGCATGCTTATTTTATCGATTATGGCTCGGACCGCAAAGCCTATATCAATGACTTCTTCAAGAATCTCAATTGGGATGTGCTGAATAAGAAGTATAAGGAAGCGATGGGAGAATAA
- a CDS encoding ferritin family protein: MKIYVCNICGEVYLGTAMPASCPFCGVTAKQLKLAHEWEDANLGVVLSEKSRKNLEAALQLELSNTAFYFCAADKLVNKEAAKMFKGLAKVEREHASVFRKLLKLDAIPEVKEECPADPAECIEQSYQRENRAVAFYAKALSEASEARIREIFEAIMNVEKDHITLDEEMKKKFEK, from the coding sequence ATGAAGATATACGTTTGTAATATTTGCGGCGAAGTTTATTTGGGGACGGCGATGCCGGCGTCCTGTCCTTTTTGCGGCGTGACGGCTAAGCAATTAAAATTGGCGCACGAATGGGAAGATGCCAATCTGGGCGTGGTCTTAAGCGAAAAAAGCCGGAAAAATTTAGAGGCCGCGTTGCAACTTGAATTATCCAATACAGCTTTTTATTTCTGCGCCGCTGATAAATTGGTCAATAAAGAAGCGGCCAAGATGTTCAAAGGTTTGGCTAAAGTGGAAAGAGAACATGCTTCGGTTTTCCGCAAATTGTTGAAATTAGACGCCATACCCGAGGTAAAAGAGGAATGCCCCGCCGATCCGGCCGAGTGTATCGAACAGTCCTACCAGCGAGAAAATCGCGCCGTGGCTTTTTATGCCAAGGCGCTGAGTGAGGCGTCGGAAGCGCGGATCCGCGAAATTTTTGAAGCCATAATGAACGTGGAAAAAGATCATATTACCTTAGACGAAGAGATGAAGAAAAAATTTGAGAAGTAA
- a CDS encoding SIS domain-containing protein — protein MKDMNINDTKKIDEEKVAASIASLPAQIADIMKQAQKLKLPPAYKKINRVVVNGMGGSNLGARIVASVFKDEAKVPILIEPGYQVPAYIDRNTLYIISSYSGNTEEPVGTFVEAKKRGAKIIGITESGSKNRLAEIMEKEGVPGLIFNPTQNPSGQPRLGLGYAIFALLALLSRAGVIKINPLEIARIILALEKNNFRLDLTAADWKNPAKQVAKKIYGKEIVLVGAEFLEGNLHAWRNQFCETAKNFADYLVLPDLNHYAMEGLAHPASNKKNSIFIFVESDLYRPRIKKRSQLTREIVRKNKIEAIELKLKSKTKLAAAAELLQLGSWITFYLAMLNQVNPNSIQWVDWFKKKLA, from the coding sequence ATGAAAGATATGAATATCAATGATACTAAAAAAATCGATGAAGAAAAAGTCGCCGCATCGATAGCTTCTTTGCCGGCGCAGATTGCGGATATTATGAAGCAGGCGCAAAAATTAAAATTGCCGCCGGCGTATAAAAAAATCAACCGCGTCGTGGTGAATGGCATGGGCGGCTCGAATTTGGGCGCGCGGATCGTCGCTTCGGTTTTCAAGGATGAAGCCAAGGTGCCGATCTTGATCGAGCCGGGCTACCAAGTGCCGGCCTACATTGACCGAAATACCCTTTATATCATTTCTTCTTATTCGGGAAACACCGAAGAACCGGTCGGAACTTTTGTTGAAGCGAAAAAACGCGGCGCGAAAATCATCGGCATCACCGAATCCGGTTCTAAAAATAGATTGGCGGAAATAATGGAGAAAGAAGGCGTGCCCGGCTTAATTTTTAATCCGACGCAAAATCCTTCCGGCCAGCCGCGGCTGGGCTTGGGCTACGCGATCTTTGCTTTGCTCGCTTTGCTTTCCCGAGCCGGAGTCATAAAAATAAATCCGCTCGAGATAGCGCGAATCATTTTAGCTTTGGAAAAAAATAATTTCCGCTTGGATCTTACGGCGGCCGATTGGAAAAATCCGGCCAAGCAAGTCGCCAAAAAAATTTATGGCAAGGAAATAGTTTTGGTCGGCGCGGAGTTTTTGGAAGGCAATTTGCATGCTTGGCGCAATCAGTTTTGCGAAACCGCCAAGAATTTCGCTGATTATCTGGTTCTGCCGGATTTGAATCATTATGCCATGGAGGGTTTGGCGCATCCGGCAAGCAATAAGAAAAATTCGATCTTTATTTTCGTCGAGAGCGATCTTTATCGTCCGCGGATAAAAAAGCGCAGCCAGCTGACCCGGGAGATCGTCCGGAAAAACAAGATTGAGGCGATCGAGCTGAAATTAAAAAGTAAAACCAAATTGGCGGCGGCGGCGGAACTTTTGCAACTGGGCTCCTGGATAACTTTTTATCTGGCGATGTTAAATCAAGTTAATCCGAATTCGATCCAATGGGTGGATTGGTTCAAAAAAAAGTTGGCTTAA
- the lgt gene encoding prolipoprotein diacylglyceryl transferase: MFNFLHTFSPTPILVAFGPLRVYWYGLFVVLGILAALTLSLKLAKKFGLSPNKIFDLSFWMIIAGIVGARVYHVLLEWNYYSQDYWSILKVWQGGLAIHGGLIGGLLVLIYFCWKEKVNFWLLAAVFAPGIALGQAIGRWGNYFNQELFGKPTNLPWGIPIDFMSRPDRYLSSDYFHPTFLYESLGDLVIFAILIFIVAKFLQKKWSNYKIIFLTYLILYSALRFSTEFLRTDTTAYFFGYRWPQVISLIIIAVSIIFLFLPLKKKVLPLPPQ, encoded by the coding sequence ATGTTCAACTTTCTTCACACTTTTTCGCCGACTCCGATCCTTGTTGCTTTCGGCCCATTGCGCGTTTACTGGTATGGTTTATTCGTGGTTTTAGGGATCTTGGCCGCGCTGACATTATCACTTAAATTAGCCAAAAAATTCGGCCTGTCACCGAATAAAATCTTTGACCTGTCCTTTTGGATGATCATCGCCGGCATTGTCGGCGCCCGGGTATATCATGTCTTGCTCGAATGGAACTATTATAGTCAGGATTATTGGAGTATTTTAAAAGTTTGGCAGGGCGGATTGGCGATCCACGGCGGTCTGATCGGCGGCTTACTGGTTTTGATCTACTTTTGCTGGAAAGAAAAAGTTAATTTCTGGCTCTTAGCGGCGGTCTTCGCGCCCGGCATTGCTTTGGGCCAGGCCATCGGCCGCTGGGGAAATTATTTCAACCAGGAACTTTTCGGCAAGCCGACCAATCTGCCCTGGGGGATTCCGATCGATTTTATGAGCCGGCCTGATCGATATTTATCGTCCGATTATTTTCATCCCACTTTCCTTTATGAATCCCTCGGCGATCTGGTGATATTTGCTATTTTAATTTTTATCGTGGCAAAATTTCTCCAGAAAAAATGGAGCAATTATAAAATTATTTTTCTGACCTATCTTATTTTATATTCGGCTTTAAGATTTAGCACGGAATTTTTGCGCACCGATACGACCGCTTATTTTTTCGGCTACCGCTGGCCACAAGTTATCAGCCTGATAATTATAGCGGTTTCGATTATCTTTTTATTCCTGCCTTTAAAGAAAAAAGTCTTGCCGTTGCCGCCGCAATAA
- a CDS encoding type II toxin-antitoxin system RelE/ParE family toxin produces MQAQFFRKEDGSSPVEDCVINNLQPNDQRRASEAMKRIERQNDGLQNLFKSKYARKLEEDIYEIRSNKLRILFTLKDEICWFLHVFLKKSQKTPERELNVARQRKNIIFNK; encoded by the coding sequence ATGCAGGCGCAATTTTTCAGAAAGGAAGATGGTTCTTCTCCAGTAGAGGATTGTGTCATTAACAACCTTCAGCCAAATGATCAAAGAAGGGCTAGTGAAGCGATGAAAAGAATTGAGCGGCAAAATGATGGGCTACAAAACCTTTTTAAATCGAAATATGCTAGAAAGTTGGAAGAGGACATATACGAAATCAGGTCAAACAAACTGAGAATTTTATTTACTTTAAAAGATGAAATTTGCTGGTTCCTGCATGTCTTTCTTAAAAAAAGTCAAAAAACTCCAGAAAGAGAATTGAATGTGGCCAGGCAACGAAAAAATATTATTTTTAATAAATGA
- a CDS encoding helix-turn-helix transcriptional regulator, translating to MSSELRQLNEKLLKQESFRKELEKEDLAFEIAESIIDARIDKGVTQEELAKMIGTKQPAIARIENGNDLPSLNQLQKITKALGYKLKVKIQDPLAAKYNTAANFYIHLFQVPDVQKTETKTITNDNVINKKIERINNISIIKKI from the coding sequence ATGTCTAGTGAATTGCGACAATTGAATGAAAAACTTTTAAAGCAAGAATCTTTCAGAAAAGAACTTGAAAAAGAGGACCTGGCTTTTGAAATTGCCGAGAGTATTATTGATGCTCGAATAGACAAGGGCGTAACTCAAGAAGAGTTGGCAAAAATGATAGGCACCAAACAACCTGCGATTGCCAGAATAGAAAATGGGAACGACTTGCCAAGCCTAAATCAGTTACAAAAAATAACGAAAGCCCTTGGTTATAAACTTAAAGTTAAAATTCAAGATCCATTAGCAGCTAAATATAACACTGCCGCAAACTTTTATATCCACCTTTTCCAAGTTCCTGACGTCCAAAAAACTGAAACCAAAACAATAACCAACGATAATGTTATTAATAAAAAAATTGAACGAATTAATAATATTTCAATAATTAAAAAAATATGA